AGATCGGTCTCGGCTGGACGGTGGACCTGAAAAAGGGCTGGTTCGTCGGGCGCGACGCCCTGCGGGCGGAAAACGAGCGCGGTCCGTGGCGGCAAATCGTCGGACTGGAAATCGACTGGCATCATTACGAGCACCTTTACCGCCAGGCCGGGTTGCCTCCGCACACACCGTCAGCGGCGTGGCGCGGCAGCGTTCCCGTTTATTCCGAAGGAATTCAGGTGGGATACGCCACGACCGGCGCGTGGTCGCCGGCGCTCAAGAAATACATCGCGCTGGCAACGGTAAAGCGTGAATACGCCGGGCCGGGCACACCGCTGGAGATCGAGACCACGGTCGACCACAGCCCCAAGCGGGCCCGGGCCCTCGTCGTGAAAACCCCGTTTTTCGACCCTCCCCGAAAGCGTGCCTCGTTCGGCTGAAGCCTCCGCCAGGGGTCGCCCGCCCGTCCGGATCGCATCGTCAGCTCGGCGGCCGCACGGGAACACCCCTGGCCTGCAGGTAGCGCTTGCACTCGCGGATCGAATATTCGCGGTAATGAAAGATCGAGGCCGCCAGGGCTGCGCTCGCTTTGCCGTAGGTGAGCCCCTGGTAAATGTGCTCCAGGTTGCCGGCGCCTCCAGACGCGATCACCGGGATGCCGACCCGCTCGGAGACGGCCCTCGTCAGCTCGAGATCATAACCTTCTCTGGTTCCGTCCCGGTCCATGCTCGTCAGCAGGATTTCGCCGGCGCCGCACTCCTCCATGCGCTTTGCCCATTCGCAGGCATCGATTCCCGTGGGTCTGCGCCCGCCGTGCGTGAAAACCTCCCAGTGATCGCCCGCGAGCTTGGCATCGATGGCGACGACGATGCACTGGCTGCCGAATCGCATCGCAGCCTCGCGCACGAACTCCGGGCGAGCCACCGCCGCCGTATTGATCGAGACTTTATCGGCCCCGGCGCGGAGGAGATCGCCGATATCGGCAAGCTGCGTGATGCCCCCGCCTACGGTCAAGGGCATGAAGACCTGCTCTGCGGTCCTTGCGACGACCTCGAGAAGGATCCCACGGTTCTCGTGAGAGGCGGTGATGTCGAGAAAGCAAAGCTCGTCAGCTCCTTCGCGATCATAGAAACGGGCCGCCTCGACCGGGTCCCCGGCGTCCCGCAGACCCACGAACCTCACTCCCTTGACGACCCTCCCGGCCTTGACGTCCAGGCAGGGGATGACCCTCTTCGCCAGCATTTTTATTACGTTACCGAAGGCCGGGAAAGATCTCAACGAGCGCCCCTTTTATTACGCCGGCCTTACTTTAGGCTTGACATGCCGGAACCAATAGGGCTAATAGGAAAGGTCTTCTCTACGACTTTCGATGTAAATGGCTGCGGACCCCTTCCCCACGACCCCAACTGCGTCAACCGGAACCCGGCCGACGTCGATATCGAGGCGTTGCGGGCTCCCCAGATCGGAGTCGCCCGGCGTAAGAGGCTCTGCGGGCAGCTATGCGTCACGCCTCGTACCGCTTCTCGGAAGCACCCTGGCCTTGTTCGCCGGCTGTACGTCTGTGGGGACGGCTCGGCATGAGTTCGTCGGCCGAATCGGCTATTTCGAATACCGCGCGCCGCGCGCCGACCAGCGTGGAATCGTTATCGGTGCGCCGCGCGGGAACGCGGAACCGCATTCCGCTGAATATGCCCGGTGGATCAGCGACCAGACAGGAGCCGGGTTCGTTGTCGCGCACGGGTTTCGTTCCAAGCGGCTCACTGTTTCTCAACCTCTCATCCGTTCCGTGGCGCTTCCTGCAGAAGTCACCGACCCCCTCAAGCGGGGAAGCGTTTACCGGGAGTTCAAGGAGCTACTGCGACGCACCGCCGGGGGGCCGATCCGGTTCTACGTCGGTATCCGGTTCGCTCCGTCGTCGTTCGACACCAATCGCGTCGAAGTCGCAACGGGTGGCCTCGGCTTCGAGGAGATCAGGCTGCTGAAAGCGATGTACGTGGAAATTCGTGACGAGTTTCTGCGGCAGAACGCAGCGCCCAGGATTGAAATGGCCATAGAGCCCCTGGATCAGGTCTCCTGGCAGGTTTCGGGGATCAAGCACCACGGCGTCCTCATGATCGCGGAAAAGGGCGTGAGCCTCCGGCTGCCTTCGCTGCTCTCGGGAGGAGAGATCAAGGCGGTCTACCAAAGCATTCTGGCTTCGTGGACGCAGCAAGCGGTTCGTCTGATTGCGGATGGAGGCGGAGCCATCGATCGGACGGAAGTCCGGCTCGAGAAACTCGGCAGGATCGAAATCACTCGGTCGCTCGAGGAGCAACGCGGGGTGGTCATCGGAGCGCCTCACGGAACCTACGACGAGTTTACCGCGGAAACGGTCAGGCGGATCGGCCACCGGACCGGTCTCGCCACGGTGATTGCCCAGGGGTTTACCCCGACAGAGGCTGGAGGATGGCGAATCAACGTGAATCGACCGACCGAGAAAACTTTCTTCACGAGCGAGTTCGAGCTGCACTCGGAACGCGCTCGGCGGGTCTATGAAGCTTACAAGGCCGCCGTCTTCGAAGCAGCCAGAGGTCCGCTGGCGCTCTACATCGACGTGCACCAGTACGGGCGGGACAAAAAGGTCCAGGTGGCCACTGTGGGGATCAGCAGGGAAGAAGCGCGGTTCGTCAAGCAGGCCTACCGGGCGGTGCGCGACGCCGCTTTGGTCCTCGACCCGGCGGTGGAGAGGATCCCGCTGGTGATTGAGCCGATCGATCCCGTCGAGATCGGGGCCTGGCCGGCGAAAGCCGAGGGCATCCTCGGCCTGGCGGAGAAAAGTCTGCATTTCGAGGTCCCGGGTTACGGCATCCTGTTCGAGCCGAAGTCCAGAGAGCTCTACACCCGGATCTTCAGTGACTTGTTCGCGCTTCTCGCCCGACGGTTTCGAAGCGGAGATGGACCCGGCGGCTGACGGCCGCCGTTCGACCGGGAATTTTCGTATCGCCGAAAGGAGGAACCATGATGAACCCGTGGAGTGCGCTGTTCGTGGCAATGGGACTCCTGACGCCCATGGCTCTCGGCGGTTGCTCGTCGACCACCGCTGCTCGATCCGACACGCAAGCTCCGGCTTCGCGATCCGCTGCGGGCAAGATGCCCGGCGCCAAACCGAGCCAGCAAGCGAGCCGGGCGACCTCCTCGAGCCTGGAGGCTCACCGGGAAGGGAAAACTCCGGCCTCCGGTCCGTTGAAAGAGATTTATTTCGATTTCGACAAGTACGAGCTCCGGGACGACGCGCGCACAACGCTCAAGGCCAACGCCGCCTGGCTGAAGGCCAACCCTTCCGCGCGCGTCGAAATCGAGGGTCATTGCGACGAGCGCGGGACGAGCGAATACAATCTCGCGCTCGGAGCCAAACGCGCCCAGGCCGCCAAGGAGTATCTGCAGTCTCTCGGCATCGAGGCGAAACGTATCTCGACGATCAGCTACGGCGAAGAGCTTCCCGTGTGCAGACAGCAGACCGAGGAGTGTTACCGGCAAAACCGTCGGGACCGTTTCGTCGTGCGCACCGTGCGCCCGGCCTCGTGAGGGCACGGCGAACGCGGCTGACGGCTGCCGCTGAATTCGTCCGCCGCAAGACCGGCGGGTGGGCAAGGGGCGGAGCTTTCGGCCCTTGACAATCTGCTACACCCTAAAGTATACGACTCTAGACCTAGTCAAGGCACCCACAAGGGG
The sequence above is a segment of the Candidatus Zixiibacteriota bacterium genome. Coding sequences within it:
- a CDS encoding glycine cleavage T C-terminal barrel domain-containing protein; amino-acid sequence: IGLGWTVDLKKGWFVGRDALRAENERGPWRQIVGLEIDWHHYEHLYRQAGLPPHTPSAAWRGSVPVYSEGIQVGYATTGAWSPALKKYIALATVKREYAGPGTPLEIETTVDHSPKRARALVVKTPFFDPPRKRASFG
- the hisF gene encoding imidazole glycerol phosphate synthase subunit HisF; translated protein: MLAKRVIPCLDVKAGRVVKGVRFVGLRDAGDPVEAARFYDREGADELCFLDITASHENRGILLEVVARTAEQVFMPLTVGGGITQLADIGDLLRAGADKVSINTAAVARPEFVREAAMRFGSQCIVVAIDAKLAGDHWEVFTHGGRRPTGIDACEWAKRMEECGAGEILLTSMDRDGTREGYDLELTRAVSERVGIPVIASGGAGNLEHIYQGLTYGKASAALAASIFHYREYSIRECKRYLQARGVPVRPPS
- the pal gene encoding peptidoglycan-associated lipoprotein Pal, with the protein product MNPWSALFVAMGLLTPMALGGCSSTTAARSDTQAPASRSAAGKMPGAKPSQQASRATSSSLEAHREGKTPASGPLKEIYFDFDKYELRDDARTTLKANAAWLKANPSARVEIEGHCDERGTSEYNLALGAKRAQAAKEYLQSLGIEAKRISTISYGEELPVCRQQTEECYRQNRRDRFVVRTVRPAS